One genomic region from Argentina anserina chromosome 2, drPotAnse1.1, whole genome shotgun sequence encodes:
- the LOC126782227 gene encoding CSC1-like protein At4g02900 — MANLQDILTAAAINLLTAFGFLVAFALLRLQPFNDRVYFPKWYLKGIRGSPTSSGTVVKKFVNLDAMTYIKFLNWMPAALRMPEPELIDHAGLDSAAYIRIYTLGLKIFFPITVVSLAVLVPLHYTNNELEKSKVEFSNIDKLSISNVPNASLKFIAHLILSYVFTFWTCFVLYHEYKTMATKRLRFLASQTRRPDQFSVLVRNVPPDPDESVSEHVEHFFCVNHPDHYLTHQVVYNANKLAKLVSKKKSMTNRLVYYQNKYERHPQKLRPTTKTGFLGLLGDKVDAINYYTTEIEKTSEEEKKERERVASDPQAIMPAAFVSFKSRWGAAVCAQTQQSSNATIWLTEWAPEPRDVYWRNLAIPYVELNVRKLLMGVAFFLLTFFFMIPIAFVQSLANIEKIEKALPFLKPVIEMNKVKSVIQGFLPGIALKIFLAVLPMIIMFMSKIEGYTSLSSLDRRSAAKYHLFILINVFLGSIVAGTAMEQLEKFTNLAQKEYLETIGRAMPLKGTFFITYTMVDGWSGIAAEIIRLVPLVLFHLKNAFLVKTAQDREEAMDPGSLNFATNEPRIQFYLLLGLVYSVVTPILLPFILIFFAFAYVVFRHQIINVYNQKYESGAAFWPYVHMRVIIGLIISQVLVIGLFNTLHVKYSAYILVPQPVLTFWFHRVCKGRFEPAFVTFPLQDAMVKDTVEKATEPTLNLMAYLKDAYVHPNFKGGELHKAEAIDEEESSPLVPTKRTSQMGSKHESEGSEGPFSKS, encoded by the exons ATGGCGAATCTTCAAGACATTCTAACGGCAGCAGCTATTAACCTCCTGACTGCATTTGGTTTCCTTGTGGCGTTTGCTTTGCTGAGGCTTCAGCCCTTCAACGACAGAGTCTACTTCCCGAAATGGTACCTGAAAGGGATCAGAGGGAGCCCCACGAGCTCCGGTACCGTGGTCAAGAAGTTTGTCAACTTAGATGCCATGACCTACATCAAGTTTCTGAATTGGATGCCTGCAGCACTGAGGATGCCGGAGCCGGAGCTCATTGATCACGCCGGGCTAGATTCTGCTGCGTATATTCGCATATATACTCTCGG CTTGAAGATATTCTTTCCCATTACTGTTGTTTCACTTGCGGTTTTGGTGCCTTTACATTACACAAATAACGAGCTGGAAAAATCCAAAGTAGAATTCAGCAATATCGACAAACTCTCGATATCCAATGTTCCTAATGCATCTCTTAA GTTCATTGCACATCTCATATTGTCTTATGTCTTCACATTTTGGACGTGCTTTGTTTTATACCATGAGTACAAGACAATGGCGACTAAAAGGCTACGATTTTTAGCATCCCAGACACGCCGTCCAGATCAATTTTCG GTTCTTGTGAGGAATGTACCCCCAGATCCTGATGAATCAGTCAGCGAGCATGTCGAACACTTCTTTTGCGTAAACCATCCCGATCATTATCTTACTCATCAG GTTGTATACAATGCAAATAAACTTGCAAAGTTGGTTTCAAAGAAGAAGAGTATGACGAATAGGCTTGTGTACTACCAAAATAAGTATGAGAGACATCCTCAGAAATTAAGACCTACTACAAAG ACAGGTTTCTTGGGTCTGTTGGGAGACAAAGTGGATGCAATAAATTACTACACAACCGAAATTGAGAAGACAAGTGAAGAA gagaaaaaagaaagagaaagagttgCAAGTGATCCACAAGCCATAATGCCAGCAGCATTTGTTTCATTCAAATCACGATGGGGAGCAGCTGTATGTGCTCAAACTCAGCAATCAAGTAATGCTACCATCTGGTTGACAGAGTGGGCTCCCGAACCACGGGATGTATATTGGAGAAATCTTGCGATTCCATATGTTGAACTCAATGTGAGAAAGCTGCTTATGGGTGttgctttctttcttctcaCTTTCTTTTTTATGATTCCAATAGCATTTGTCCAATCTCTAGCCAACATTGAGAAGATTGAGAAGGCCCTTCCTTTCTTGAAGCCAGTAATAGAAAT GAACAAAGTTAAGTCTGTTATCCAAGGATTTCTTCCAGGAATTGCATTGAAGATATTCCTTGCTGTACTTCCTATGATTATAATGTTTATGTCAAAGATAGAGGGTTATACATCACTCTCATCTCTGGATAGGCGATCTGCTGCGAAGTATCACTTGTTCATACTTATCAATGTGTTTCTGGGAAGTATTGTTGCAGGAACAGCAATGGAACAGCTTGAGAAATTTACAAACCTGGCCCAAAAAGA ATACTTGGAAACTATTGGAAGAGCCATGCCATTGAAAGGCACATTCTTCATCACTTATACAATGGTTGATGGCTGGAGTGGAATTGCTGCAGAAATCATCAGATTGGTTCCGCTAGTTCTATTCCACCTGAAAAACGCATTCTTGGTTAAGACAGCACAAGATAGGGAAGAAGCAATGGATCCTGGTTCCTTAAACTTTGCTACAAACGAACCTAGAATACAGTTCTATTTGTTGCTGGGGCTTGTATATTCTGTTGTCACACCTATACTTCTTCCATTTATTCTTATCTTCTTTGCTTTCGCCTATGTGGTTTTTCGTCACCAG ATTATTAATGTCTATAATCAGAAATATGAAAGCGGAGCAGCCTTCTGGCCTTATGTGCATATGCGCGTAATTATTGGCTTAATCATATCCCAAGTCCTTGTAATTGGACTATTTAACACATTACATGTGAAGTATTCAGCATATATTCTTGTTCCACAACCTGTTTTGACATTCTGGTTCCATAGAGTCTGCAAGGGTCGTTTCGAGCCAGCATTCGTGACCTTTCCTTTACAG GATGCAATGGTGAAGGATACAGTTGAAAAAGCTACAGAACCAACCCTGAATTTGATGGCCTATCTCAAGGATGCTTATGTACACCCTAATTTCAAGGGAGGGGAACTCCACAAAGCCGAGGCCATTGACGAAGAAGAGAGCAGTCCTCTTGTTCCTACGAAGAGGACATCTCAAATGGGTAGTAAACACGAGTCTGAAGGATCTGAAGGACCATTTTCGAAATCTTAG
- the LOC126784149 gene encoding isoamylase 2, chloroplastic: protein MSCFGPSGGPVAAINSMKEMVKEFHANGIEVLLEVVFTHTAKGEVLQGIDKSSYYRASKADDLEARNSLNCNHPVVQQMVLDSLRYWVTEFHVDGFCFINASSLLCGVDGEYQSHPPLVEAIAFDPVLTKTKFIADRWDPHEMVLKETCFPHWKRWAEVNTRFCNDVRNFLRGEGLLSDLATRLCGNGDIFSDGRGPAFSFNFISRNSGLPLVDLVSFSGSELSSELSWNCGEEGPTSKTAVLERRLKQIRNFLFILFLSLGVPVLNMGDECGQSSGGSPAYRDRKSFDWKALETGFATQTTQFISYLSSLRRRRSDLLQKQHFFKEENIDWFGSDQSSPRWEDPLCKFLAVRLKADQVEAENQSNNEYADLRGDLFVAFSAANQLETVILPPLPEGMAWSRLVDTALPFPGFFSISGEPVIEEMESLIAYEMKSHSCALFEARSL from the coding sequence ATGAGTTGTTTTGGACCATCGGGAGGCCCTGTAGCAGCTATCAACTCGATGAAAGAGATGGTGAAAGAGTTTCATGCCAATGGAATAGAGGTCCTGCTGGAAGTTGTTTTCACCCATACTGCTAAGGGTGAAGTGCTGCAAGGAATTGATAAATCATCTTATTATCGTGCAAGTAAGGCGGATGATTTGGAAGCAAGAAATTCTTTGAATTGTAACCATCCTGTTGTGCAGCAAATGGTATTAGATAGTCTCCGATACTGGGTGACTGAGTTTCACGTTGATGGTTTTTGTTTCATAAATGCATCGTCTCTGTTATGTGGAGTTGATGGTGAATACCAATCCCACCCGCCTTTAGTGGAAGCAATTGCCTTTGATCCAGTACTGACAAAAACCAAGTTCATTGCAGACCGTTGGGACCCTCATGAAATGGTACTAAAGGAAACTTGTTTTCCTCATTGGAAGAGATGGGCAGAAGTGAATACAAGATTCTGCAATGATGTAAGAAACTTTTTGAGGGGTGAAGGCCTTCTCAGTGACCTTGCTACACGGCTTTGTGGGAACGGGGACATCTTTTCAGATGGACGAGGCCCTGCATTCtctttcaattttatttccaGAAATTCTGGTCTTCCTCTTGTGGACCTTGTTAGTTTCAGTGGCAGTGAGTTATCTTCAGAACTGAGTTGGAATTGTGGGGAAGAAGGGCCTACAAGTAAAACTGCTGTACTAGAAAGACGCCTCAAACAAATCCGCAATTTTCTATTTATCTTGTTTCTTTCATTGGGTGTTCCTGTTCTTAACATGGGAGACGAGTGTGGACAATCTTCAGGTGGTTCCCCTGCATATCGTGATAGAAAGTCTTTCGATTGGAAGGCTCTGGAAACAGGTTTCGCTACTCAAACCACAcaattcatttcatatttaagTTCACTCAGGAGGAGGCGGAGTGATCTTCTTCAGAAGCAGCACTTctttaaagaagaaaatattgaCTGGTTTGGAAGCGATCAATCTTCTCCTAGGTGGGAAGATCCTCTATGCAAATTCCTTGCTGTGAGATTAAAAGCAGACCAGGTTGAAGCGGAGAACCAATCAAACAATGAATATGCTGATTTAAGGGGTGACTTGTTTGTAGCCTTCAGTGCAGCTAATCAGTTGGAGACTGTTATTCTACCTCCACTCCCAGAAGGTATGGCATGGAGTCGTTTGGTTGACACAGCCCTCCCATTTCCAGGATTTTTCTCAATTTCTGGTGAGCCAGTCATTGAGGAAATGGAGAGTTTAATTGCTTATGAAATGAAGTCCCACAGTTGTGCTCTGTTTGAAGCCAGAAGCTTGTAG
- the LOC126782241 gene encoding EID1-like F-box protein 3: MSARQRVRASQGSDSAEFGIHNERVLFLVFESMKWDIHALCSTASVNRKLRAVVNRLLWREVCLYRAPRMIATLTTGAINSRIGGGWHTLAKLMFFCCGCEPTRHFRTSEPTRGHRVKASRFSKTSGQSFLSRNCRGDLLYVSDMCEHQTGDKEEDHLGIFRGVFRGFHRSRTRACLVERRVKLEERVMCTYCGAPVWSMTAAQLVPKSAARRLGSHDGALEYFVCVNGHLYGSCWLVPLSSDEDDDSDGEEECYEDGRRRISSHDRTTTSGSLGSTGEVVVED, encoded by the coding sequence ATGAGTGCCAGACAACGAGTCAGGGCGAGTCAGGGCTCCGACTCCGCCGAGTTCGGGATTCACAACGAGCGCGTGCTGTTCCTCGTGTTCGAGTCCATGAAATGGGACATCCACGCGCTCTGCTCCACCGCTTCCGTCAACCGAAAGCTACGCGCCGTCGTCAACCGCCTCCTATGGCGGGAGGTCTGCCTCTACCGCGCGCCGCGGATGATAGCCACCTTGACGACCGGCGCGATCAACTCCCGGATCGGCGGCGGGTGGCACACGCTGGCGAAGCTCATGTTCTTCTGCTGCGGCTGCGAGCCGACCCGGCATTTCCGGACGAGTGAACCCACCCGCGGCCACCGGGTGAAGGCGTCGCGGTTCTCGAAGACCTCCGGGCAGAGCTTCCTCTCCAGGAACTGCCGCGGGGACCTGCTCTACGTCAGCGACATGTGCGAGCACCAGACCGGGGACAAGGAGGAGGACCACCTGGGGATATTCCGGGGGGTGTTTCGGGGATTTCACAGGTCGAGGACGAGGGCCTGCTTGGTGGAGCGGCGGGTGAAGCTGGAGGAGAGAGTCATGTGCACTTACTGTGGGGCGCCCGTGTGGAGCATGACCGCGGCTCAGCTCGTTCCCAAGAGCGCGGCGCGGCGGCTCGGCTCGCACGACGGGGCGCTGGAGTATTTTGTGTGTGTTAATGGGCACTTGTACGGCAGCTGCTGGCTGGTGCCGTTGTCGTCGGACGAGGATGATGACTCGGATGGGGAGGAGGAGTGTTATGAGGATGGTCGCCGGAGGATTAGCTCCCACGATCGGACGACGACGAGTGGAAGCCTGGGCTCGACGGGAGAGGTGGTTGTGGAGGATTAG
- the LOC126782243 gene encoding endo-1,3;1,4-beta-D-glucanase-like, translated as MFTIVLHLLCVTLCLQLQQGLSGPQCLEHPPNLNGTSGAGSVIKVGGLKAYVTGPPRSKVAIILASDVFGYEAPNLRKIADKVASTAGFHVVVPDFFYGEPYNPNNTQRNMTVWLKDHGTDKGFEDAKRVIASLRNKGVSRIGAAGFCWGGKVVSELAKGYYTKAAVLLHPSRVTLDDIKAVKTPISILVAQFDNGTPPALMKQFQEVLTTNKVDNFVKIFPGVSHGWAVRYAEDNATAVKSANEAHQDMLNWFTKYVQKR; from the exons ATGTTCACCATCGTATTACATTTGCTGTGTGTGACTTTGTGTCTGCAACTGCAACAAGGTTTGTCTGGTCCTCAATGCTTGGAGCACCCACCGAACCTTAACGGAACGTCCGGAGCAGGATCAGTTATTAAGGTTGGGGGCTTGAAGGCCTATGTTACTGGCCCTCCTCGTTCCAAGGTTGCCATTATTCTCGCTTCTGACGTCTTTG GATATGAAGCACCAAACTTGAG GAAAATTGCAGACAAAGTTGCTAGCACTGCTGGATtccatgttgtggttccagaCTTCTTTTATGGAGAGCCATACAATCCTAACAACACTCAGAGGAATATGACAGTTTGGCTAAAGGACCATGGGACA GACAAAGGTTTTGAAGATGCTAAACGTGTAATTGCTTCTCTAAGGAATAAAGGGGTATCCAGGATAGGAGCTGCAGGGTTCTGTTGGGGAG GCAAAGTAGTCTCGGAGCTAGCAAAGGGTTATTACACTAAGGCTGCAGTTTTGTTACACCCTTCCCGTGTCACTCTTGATGATATTAAAG CGGTTAAGACTCCAATATCCATATTGGTTgcccaatttgacaatggcaCTCCACCTGCACTCATGAAACAGTTTCAGGAGGTTTTAACCACTAATAAG GTTGACAACTTTGTGAAAATATTTCCTGGTGTTTCGCATGGATGGGCTGTCAGATATGCAGAGGATAATGCCACCGCTGTCAAAAGTGCTAACGAAGCTCATCAAGATATGTTGAACTGGTTCACTAAGTATGTTCAAAAGAGATAG
- the LOC126782247 gene encoding isoamylase 2, chloroplastic-like, producing the protein MATLPLSITPQVCCWACGITTELSKLAATTHYSNRKKSTLGLIKLDAEKKLVFGGFVQSFAQSSLRGCQSRVHTASGVSIEPMEQKFPIGAEETDKVSTYLFRTENGDLVNVFVRNNTVNYSVYVELSSLQLSSSSDRLILSWGTYRADSSSLMPLDLIETPFKRTSSGSFTLNLEFEAKQTPLYLSFILKSLVDANLSGLEIRSHRKTNFCVPIGFGRGHPTPLGLSFSGDGSINFAIFSRNAESVVLCLYDDPTAQEPALELDLDPYVNRSGDMWHASFESLSTFVSYGYRFKETLLRNTDRSDEGHILLDPYAKVIDESISNKGTWLKLLGRLCEEPVFDWDGDV; encoded by the coding sequence ATGGCTACACTACCGCTGTCAATTACACCACAGGTCTGTTGTTGGGCCTGTGGAATAACCACCGAATTGTCTAAGCTGGCAGCCACTACTCATTATAGCAACAGAAAGAAATCTACACTCGGTTTAATAAAATTGGACGCAGAGAAAAAGCTGGTTTTTGGAGGATTTGTCCAGAGTTTTGCTCAGAGTTCACTACGGGGTTGTCAATCTAGGGTGCACACTGCATcaggagtttctattgaaccAATGGAGCAAAAGTTTCCCATTGGTGCTGAAGAAACGGACAAGGTATCAACTTACCTATTCAGGACAGAAAATGGGGATCTGGTAAATGTCTTTGTTAGAAATAATACCGTCAACTACAGTGTGTATGTTGAACTTTCATCATTGCAACTGTCTAGCAGTAGTGACAGGCTAATCCTCAGTTGGGGCACATATAGAGCTGATTCATCCAGTCTCATGCCTTTAGACTTGATTGAAACCCCATTTAAAAGGACTTCTTCAGGCAGTTTTACTCTCAACTTGGAGTTTGAGGCTAAACAAACCCCATTGTATCTCTCATTTATTTTGAAGTCTTTGGTAGATGCCAATTTGAGTGGTTTGGAAATAAGAAGCCATAGGAAGACAAATTTCTGTGTCCCAATTGGTTTTGGTCGAGGTCATCCTACTCCATTGGGTCTTTCCTTTTCTGGTGATGGTTCCATAAACTTTGCCATTTTCTCTAGAAATGCAGAAAGTGTGGTTTTATGCTTGTATGATGACCCCACAGCTCAGGAACCTGCCCTGGAGCTTGATCTAGATCCATATGTCAATCGATCAGGCGACATGTGGCATGCGTCATTTGAAAGCTTGTCGACTTTTGTGAGCTATGGCTACAGATTTAAGGAAACTCTTCTGAGGAACACAGATAGGTCTGATGAAGGGCATATTCTTCTGGATCCATATGCTAAGGTCATTgatgaatctatctctaataaAGGGACATGGTTGAAGTTACTTGGAAGATTATGTGAGGAACCTGTATTTGATTGGGATGGTGATGTTTGA